Proteins from a genomic interval of Desulfovibrio piger:
- the trxA gene encoding thioredoxin: MAEQISDATFDSVVLNSDIPVLLDFWAPWCGPCRAVGPIIDELAAEYEGKVRIVKMNVDENPATPTKFGIRAIPTLMLFKNGQAIDQVTGAVNKDAIVNILQTKALA, from the coding sequence ATGGCCGAACAGATTTCTGATGCCACTTTCGATAGCGTTGTCCTGAATTCCGATATCCCTGTCCTGCTGGACTTCTGGGCCCCCTGGTGCGGTCCCTGCCGCGCTGTGGGCCCCATCATCGATGAACTGGCTGCCGAGTACGAAGGCAAGGTCCGCATCGTCAAGATGAACGTTGACGAAAACCCGGCGACGCCCACCAAATTCGGTATCCGCGCCATCCCGACCCTGATGCTGTTCAAGAATGGCCAGGCCATCGACCAGGTGACCGGTGCCGTCAACAAGGACGCCATCGTCAACATCCTGCAGACCAAGGCCCTGGCATGA
- the tsaD gene encoding tRNA (adenosine(37)-N6)-threonylcarbamoyltransferase complex transferase subunit TsaD produces MLCLGIESSCDETALAVVRDGVLLDAVLASQADIHALFGGVVPELASREHYRYLGTLFDQLMQRLDLRPSDLDVVAVSRGPGLLGSLLVGVAFAKALALGCGARFLGVNHLHAHLLAAGLENELRFPALGLLVSGGHTHIYRMESPSRCIVLGKTLDDAAGEAFDKVGKILGLAYPGGKLMDALARQGRADARLFPRPYLDNDNLDFSFSGLKTAVTSYVHQVLPDQPWPHPLQDTADAPQALKDCCASFNLAVVETIATKVERALAANPDLDLLIMAGGVAANSLLRERMAQLMEKRGGHTIMPGRALCTDNAAMVAYASWLIAREGWQHDLRMETIPRGKAIPDDMFFREL; encoded by the coding sequence TTGCTGTGCCTCGGCATTGAAAGTTCCTGTGATGAGACCGCACTGGCGGTGGTCCGGGACGGTGTCCTGCTGGATGCCGTCCTGGCCAGCCAGGCGGATATCCATGCCCTGTTCGGGGGCGTCGTCCCTGAACTGGCTTCCCGCGAGCATTACCGCTATCTGGGGACGCTCTTCGACCAGCTCATGCAGCGCCTTGACCTGCGTCCGTCCGATCTGGATGTGGTGGCTGTATCCCGGGGGCCCGGCCTGCTGGGCAGCCTGCTGGTAGGCGTTGCCTTTGCCAAGGCACTGGCGCTGGGGTGCGGGGCCCGCTTTTTGGGGGTCAATCACCTGCATGCGCATCTGCTGGCCGCAGGGCTGGAGAACGAACTGCGCTTCCCCGCGCTGGGATTGCTGGTCTCCGGCGGGCATACGCATATCTATCGCATGGAATCGCCTTCCCGCTGCATCGTCCTGGGCAAGACGCTGGATGACGCGGCAGGTGAGGCCTTTGATAAGGTCGGAAAGATCCTGGGGCTGGCCTATCCCGGCGGCAAACTGATGGATGCCCTGGCCCGGCAGGGCAGGGCGGATGCCCGTCTGTTCCCGCGTCCGTATCTGGACAACGACAATCTGGATTTCAGCTTCAGCGGTCTGAAGACCGCCGTGACCAGCTATGTGCACCAGGTGCTGCCTGACCAGCCTTGGCCGCATCCCTTGCAGGATACGGCAGATGCCCCCCAGGCTTTGAAGGATTGCTGCGCCTCTTTCAATCTGGCCGTGGTGGAGACCATCGCCACCAAGGTGGAGCGGGCGCTTGCCGCCAACCCCGATCTGGATCTGCTGATCATGGCCGGAGGCGTTGCCGCCAACAGTCTGCTGCGTGAGCGTATGGCACAGCTGATGGAAAAACGGGGCGGCCATACCATCATGCCCGGCCGTGCCCTGTGTACGGACAACGCCGCCATGGTGGCCTATGCCTCCTGGCTCATCGCCAGGGAAGGCTGGCAGCATGATCTGCGCATGGAGACCATCCCGCGGGGCAAGGCGATCCCGGACGATATGTTTTTTCGGGAACTCTAG
- the fbp gene encoding class 1 fructose-bisphosphatase: MADITVTEHLLLHQKRSPQATGQFTGLLYDLILSGKTISRRINKAGLLDILGGTGEVNVQGENVQKMDSIANRILLYRMERCGALCAMGSEEEPELVRVGPEFPRGDYILIFDPLDGSSNIDVNINVGTIFSILRRPAGSTGEVSLEEVLQPGIQQVAAGYILYGPSTMLVFSTGQGVHGFTLDPGVGEFLLSHPDMRIPEQGHIYSVNEGNRNNWDEPAREAVEWFHTCKSPEGKDYSARYVGSLVADFHRTLLYGGIYLYPPDKNKPNGKLRMMCEAAPLAFLAEQAGGKASDGRRRILERRPETLHARTPLYIGSARDVEAVEAIYAKYPD; encoded by the coding sequence ATGGCCGACATTACCGTTACCGAACATCTTCTGCTGCATCAAAAGCGCTCTCCCCAGGCTACCGGCCAGTTCACCGGTCTTTTGTATGACCTGATCCTGTCGGGGAAGACCATCTCCCGCCGGATCAACAAGGCCGGTCTGCTGGATATCCTCGGCGGCACGGGCGAGGTGAACGTCCAGGGCGAGAACGTGCAGAAGATGGACAGCATCGCCAATCGCATCCTGCTCTACCGCATGGAACGCTGCGGCGCCCTGTGCGCCATGGGCTCCGAGGAAGAGCCGGAGCTGGTGCGCGTGGGACCGGAATTTCCCCGCGGCGATTATATCCTGATCTTCGACCCCCTCGATGGTTCGTCCAATATCGACGTCAACATCAATGTGGGCACCATCTTTTCCATCCTGCGCCGTCCTGCGGGCAGCACCGGTGAAGTCTCCCTGGAAGAAGTCCTGCAGCCCGGCATCCAGCAGGTGGCCGCGGGCTATATCCTGTACGGCCCGTCCACCATGCTGGTGTTCAGTACCGGTCAGGGGGTGCATGGCTTCACACTGGACCCCGGCGTCGGGGAATTCCTGCTTTCCCATCCTGATATGCGCATCCCGGAGCAGGGTCACATCTATTCCGTCAATGAAGGCAACCGGAACAACTGGGACGAGCCCGCGCGTGAGGCCGTCGAATGGTTCCATACCTGCAAGAGCCCGGAAGGCAAGGATTATTCCGCCCGTTATGTGGGCTCGCTGGTGGCCGACTTCCACCGCACGCTGCTGTACGGCGGCATCTATCTGTATCCGCCGGACAAGAACAAGCCCAACGGCAAACTGCGCATGATGTGCGAAGCCGCCCCGCTGGCGTTCCTGGCCGAACAGGCCGGCGGCAAGGCCAGCGACGGTCGTCGCCGTATCCTTGAGCGTCGCCCCGAGACCCTGCACGCCCGTACGCCCCTGTACATCGGTTCGGCCCGTGACGTGGAGGCTGTGGAGGCCATCTACGCCAAGTATCCGGACTAG